From the Helianthus annuus cultivar XRQ/B chromosome 17, HanXRQr2.0-SUNRISE, whole genome shotgun sequence genome, the window tatttaataaaaattaaaaccaAAAGTTTATTGCAGCTACGACACTCCAAAGGCTACAAGCTCCCATGTTGTACCTCACGACCTGCAAATTCAACCGAATACACGTAGATACTCATAAGAAGGATTACGACGGTATTGGAGCTTGGTGGGTGTATGGTTATATAATTGTTTGCTCGGTAAGATGTTTAGAAGGTAGGTTGCGGTGTTAAGCGCATGGTCCAAAAGTAAGTAGGAAGGGGTGCGTCTTGATACCATGAATCTGTGTCCTTTTCCTTGTATTTCATTCAATGTATATAAACAGTGTTACAATATCTATTTTAGGCTAAATATCAACTAACTGAGAGACTATATGGGAAATACATTCATACTATATTTACaaggaaccccccccccccctccccaccCCCCAAATCAGGGACGCTGCCCATAGACATTGCATGGGGTGTTGCAAAATATCCAAtaagaccatccgtagtggggcgttttttttaaaaaaaattgaaaaaaaacgcccTAAAACGCCCCCCACCCCATTACATACGGCGTTTTAAGGCGTTTTATTTGGAAAATTTTGTTGTAGGCGTTTAAATTAAAACGCTGCTTTTGTTTCTTGATGCTTTGACCCACCAATCACAATCCACATACCCCCTGACAACTTTTTTGCATGTGGCCAACTTTTTGCAGAGGAATCAACTTTAtgctttattattttttttttatttttgtttaatgattggaatgGGGGTTATTgacataatgccccactacgccacttttgctataatgcccccttgctgactaggacgccacgtgtcggataatgccccatggtagGGGCATTATAAGgtgttaccactacacatggtctaatccTAGCTTGTAGTCTTGTACCAATGTGTATTGTAATTTATAATTCTAAGTTAGTCTTTTAAGTAAGTTCTAATCCAAAATAACTGGGCCTAAAAATCATCAAGTTGTAtgccactttaaattttcactaTACTTTTGAGTAATTATTAGTGCATACATAATTACATAGTGAAATACACTATGTATTTTTATAATCATGTAATAAagatgttaaaaaaatatgttaatatgtCAATAACCTATGTAGAGAGATACGACTCGAATTTAATCCATATACCCATTAAACACTATTTAACCCGACACTTCTGGGTTAAACCCTTTCACAATTCAGTTACGTCTACGTAGCAAACATAGTACAACAACAAAAAGAATGTTCATCTCCTCTAAAAGAATTAAAGATCTCACTATTAAAATGGTTACACCTTTATTCGGACGCCACACTAGGGCTGTCCAAACTGCTCGACGATCGAAGATCGCTCGAcgatcgctcgaaaaatgctcgttcgattcccgctcagtttgtaaatgagccgatcggatcggttcgattcaaattcaatccgagcatgagcaaaGCTCCGCTCGCTCGACGATCGCTCGGTttcgctcgaattatttttattaataattaatatatatatatatattatagattttatagattaaaaacccaaaaaaaatatatattatggtTTTGTTTAATGCTTGTGTTTATAGGTTATATGTTGATTTGAAGTTGAATTTTGTGGATGAAGATGATCAAGCTTAAAGAAGAAGTTTATGGCTTTTGAACTAAATGACAATTTGTATTCGCACTTTATTTTTAGAACATTTTTAGAATCATGATTTGAGTTATGTATTGCTTTTGTTAGTAAAGTGTTggacatgttttaattaagttagaaTTTGTTTTTGTTGAACGAAGCCTTATCATTCAATCGAGCTCCGCTcgattttttttaggatttgataaaaacCGAGCGGAACTGAGCcgatcgattcaaattcaatccgagcatgagcatgACTTTTGCGCTCGGTTTTGCAAATTTGATCCGCTTGGATCGGATCGGTTGTAaatcaatccgagcatgagcatacCTTCGATCGGATCGGATCGGTTCATGAACACCCCTACGCCACACACACGATAGTGACATTAACCCTAATTGTCTGTGTATAAATACTTCACTATAACGTAATGCGATTCATTCACTCTCTCCTACTCTCACTCATACTCCCACTTAACGTTTATTTGCTCTGAAAGAGTCGATATTTCATCTATCGCAAGACGATGGTCACATGGAGAAACCCTTTCTCGACAAAAGAAACAAGTTACAAAAGCTTAAACGGTTTTTATAAACTGTTAAATGAATTGTGAGAACCAAAGGTGAAACATCTTTTGACTTAATACGTGAAACATCTTGAGACACGTCGTAAGCTTTGAATGCAGGGACGAAAATTGATTTTTAATGAAGTGATAAAGATTGAACATTATGAGTGAGAGTAGTACATTGCGCATTTTTTAGTTGTACATGAGAAGAAAACAAAACGTGCTAGCTGTttgggaattatacgcaaacattttctttatttgttttgtATTATATTCCTAGTTTCTTAGTACGGATCGAACGTAAACCAACAGAGCGACAGGTTTCATATCcagattaattttattttttaagtaaAATGCTAAAATGCTTCTTGAGTTTAAGCCAATTTTATTACTTTAGTCTAAAAAGAAAACTTTTTTGTATTTGGTCtttaagattttatttttattgtcAATTTAATTCAATCGACAAACTAGGTTACAATGTATTTGGGCtttaagattttatttttattgtcAATTTAATTCAATCGACAAACTAGGTTACAATTTTCTGTTAATTTTCTTTTTTGTCGTTTTCTTTATTAAATTAAAGTAATATAGTACTGTGTGTCTTATGAAATAGAAAAGCATCGGTATTTTCCTTGTGCACCCATTTGATATTCGCAACTTGCAAGGTTAGTGGTTGACCCGAGTACCCGACATAAAAATCTAACAACAATACCGAAATGATTGAGATATTTAGTTGGGTATCTAAAAACTTATTTATTTAGTAAAAAAGCCGaaacaaataataaaagtaaataCCGAAATGATCGAGAGATTTAGTTGGGTATCTAagaacttatttatttatttcatgatATAAGAAAAACATGGTCATAAAATATCTTAATTAGGGTtgttcagaattcgtttcgagTTCGAAAAATTTGAAATTCGACTTAGTTTGATTCGATTATTAAGAATTCGTTTCAATTattaagaattcgaattcgattcagtTTGAGTCCAGTAAATCGAATatgaatttataattttaaatttgattcgattcgaaattcgaattaaaattgtatatatttatttgctatttgtatatataatacatatataacttttactGGATCAAAAcgaattttttagaatttatcCGAATTCGGTTCGAATTCGAACATGAATTCGAAACAgattcgaatttttaatcgatcagatttttaatcgaattcgaatcaaaTACAAATTCAAGCAAAAAATAAATTATTCAAAAAATTGATTCGATTAATTCGATAAACACCCCTAAATTCCCAATCCTAAATTCTCTGTAAATATTAACTTGAAACCTGACCCGTTTTATAAGCAGGTCAACCCGAACCCCACCCGTATTTAAATGGGCCGTGTCAGTCGACCCaaaacctgtttttttttttttcaagccgTGTCAGAAATTGCCGTCCCTAATGAGGAATAGTAATTTTTTTATTCGTGATTTTCTTTTTCATAGTAAACATTTaagattttttttcatttttgtaaTAAAATTTTGATCTTTTTTAGTTATGACACAAAAGTTAAACGAGTTTACTATTATTCTGAAgtatttgttttatgtttttttcttAAATTTGGTCATCGTTCAGTTGGTATTTAGCACTTTGTTTTGTAGTCACATTTGGTCCCTTGAGTTTTTTTCACCCCTCGACTTTCTAATATGTATTGGTATATATTTGACTTCATCTACTTTTTACGTCACATGAGTCAATTGATGTTAAAaatttgtatttttgttttaatttttttctagCTTTGATCGTCGCTCGATTCTACTTAGTACAGTTTTACGCCGCAACACTGGTCTCATAGTTCTATGCCACCGCCACAACACAAGAGGCTTTTAAAGtagttttgataaaataaaatgATTTTTAGATTTATTTTAGTGGTGCCATGAAACCAAACGTGGTTTTTGTTTGGTAGTGACACTTTTGTTTTATGTCAGGGGGCCGGCCCTCCTCCTCACAAACCACACCATTCTTTATCTCACCACGTGAAATCAATGCTCCTAAATTCCAATCATATAAACCTTTTTATCTATTTTGTGCGTTGCATATTCATGTGACATGTTCATCATCattatatttataataataatctcTACTTTTAATTATTTACAAGATTTTACCCAATACCCATATTAAGTAAGCCTGGATTGTGTGCACATTTAGTCACAAGTTTTTGTTTTTGTCATTCACAAAACAAAAGAAACATGAAACCATGTCGGAGAACACGATTCGAGTACTAATGAACACGAACATGAACAGAAACATAAACAAAGAGAGCGGTTTAACGCTCTTGTTTTATTTAAGGGTTCGATAAGATTCACTCATTACACTAAGAACATACAAGGAATTAACACAAGTAATTAAGTGTGCTACTAATACTACTACTATGTTACATTAAAAAGCTTCACTAATTGTCCCAAATTCTTCATGGACCAGAAAATTTGCCGGTTAAGGCTAACCGGAGCTCGTCTTGACTGTACATCCGACCGGCCATTTTCACGGTGGCTTGTTGAATCATCAACTCGTTCACAACCGACACACTCGCGTGGTTCACTTCCAATTCTAGTTCCATCAACGCCCCCATTAGCCGCGCGGCAGGGTGGTTCTTTTTGCTACATTGGATCCTAACCATCGCGTCCCACCCCATTACCTTCACATCCACATCCAAATCCGCTCTCGGGATGAGGGCCGCCGTCGTCGTCGTTTTCACGTCGCCCGATGACGGATGCCGCGAGTCTTTATTCGACAATTCTTTCGTCAACGCGTCAACTTGGTTTCTCAACTCTTCCTTCTCCGTTTCGGAGCTTTCCACTTTCGATTTCAACTCGTTAATGTACAAAATCGCGTCGCCTAACAACGAGGCTTTATCCATTTTCGACACGTTAGGGACGACGGCTCGCAACGCGTAAAACCGCTGGTTTAGCTTCTCTCGTCTCTGCCTCTCCGCCTCGACGTGATTCAACGGCTCCTCTCGTCCATTCGCCGGTTTCCGCCCTCTTTTCCGCGGTTTCTTCTCCGGCTCCACCACTCGAGCACTCTCCGCCTCTTTAATCACCGACGCTTCAAGATCCGAATGGTCCGAATCCACCCCAGTCAACCCAACACCACTCGATTTCACAACACCCGACACCGGAACCACATTCGACACAAACGAAAGCATCCCGTCTTCGTTACTCCCACACGAAGTCGGAGATCGCTTCTTACTACTCTTCTCCTCCACTCCAACAAACCGCGATTTACCCGCAAACGGAGCATCGTTAACACTCCGTTTACTCTCACCGAAATTCAGAATCTTACTAGATTCCGCCTTATTATACCCGGAACCCCCGTTTTTCCCGCCGTTAACTCCGTCAAACGATCTGAATTCAGAGAAATTCAACTCTCTGGTACCAAAAAATCCGGTATTACCGTTATTTCCGTTATCACCACCAGATCTAGCGTTTTCATTAGGGTTTTCAAACAGAACCTGTTTCTGAACGTGTGACTCAACAATATCCTTAACCGGCGTGACGTCAGCATGAGCTGTAGACGAAGCAACCGGATCCGTTATCCAAATAGACGACGGGTCGTCACCACCATCACCCGGATCcgtaacattattattattattattgttattattattattattaatctgCATCATATCCGTTCCGTTAGTATTATTGAAACAGAACGAAACCCTAACTTTCTTCATAACATCTGAATTCTGAAAAATTAACTCCGTTGACCCTAACTCGATAACGCCGTCAGAACACGGAACACAAACAATTGTTTGTAACCCAAACCCTTGACCCTGACGAGCACGTTCACAGTGAGATGACATCAGCCGGTCTGAACCGGCAAGCCAAACCGGCTGGTTAGTAAACGCAGCTTGACCCGGTAACCCGGACCCGTTAACAAACGACTGCGTCATAGAGATTAGAAAGAACCATTCGGTGTCTGTGACTTCTTCGTCAACGGCGTCGTTTTCCGGTGCTGATGTGCCGGAAATCATGGAGTTGAGTTCTCGGAGGACTTTTTTCCGGTATTGTTGTTCGGCTAAGGAGGTGGCTGagggtgtggatttgggtttgtTTGTTTCGCCTTTGTAGTAGCCGTCGCCCCAGCCGAGGACCGGTGAGTAATCGATGACGGAGGATTGCCAGAAGATGGCGTAGGTCCAAGGCTCACGAGCGGTGTCGATGAGGGTCTGGAGGCGTTGTTGTAAGGTGTCGGGGTTGAAGGGGTCGTGGATGATGGAGGTGGAGGCGGaggaggtggtgatggtggtggtggtggtggtgggggtgggccAGATGGAGGTCATGTCGGAGGAGATGAAGGCGTCCATCATGGAGGAGTTGTCGTCGGAAGACCAGTGGTGGTTCATGGTGGTAGGTGGGCGGTGGAGATGAGTGTGTGAAACGTGGGGAAATAATAAATAAGTTTTTAAAGAAGGGTGTGGGAGGAAGGGATCATGTGGTTTCTAAGAAGGCTAGAAGAAGTGTGTTGTCATTTATCCACACGTTTTTTTACGACTTTAACCCCACACAAGCAAGCCTGTATTTGGTATTTTGGATACACAGTAATTCTTGATTAAAGTTACCTTAAATGTAAAACCGTTCGGCAAGAAGTTTGCTTGTGTTTGTTCgcttattaaacgaacgaacacgaacgaaaaAATTggtttgtttagttaaatgaacgaacatgaatagaggtcgtgttcgtttatttatgttcgtgaacattcggtaacgtgtttgtttgtgttcgataattcattagtgtttttagttttatattttatttaaatgctTAAATATTCtgataaataaaagatttaataAGTGTCAGcgtattatatattatgttcatgaacgctttTTTGTGTTCGCTtatttccatttgtgttcataaCATCAATTGTTGCTCGTTTCTGTTAATTAACGTTCGTTTTCGTTCATTGCTTAAAATTAACAAGCAAACACGAACGAACAAGAACAAATTCATTTCCTTatcaaacgaacacaaacataaaatcttgttcggtaagcgttcatgaacacatatattttttaacaaatgaacacgaccaaggtcttgttcgtgttcgttcgtttcgtttgcagccctacagCAGTAATTGTAAGCTGGGAGCAAAATTCTAATTTGTAATGACCAATGAACGAGCACTAACGAATAAAAATtatatcgagtcaaccaattaaaacaaaacactaccataggtttttaaa encodes:
- the LOC110925650 gene encoding transcription factor MYC2: MNHHWSSDDNSSMMDAFISSDMTSIWPTPTTTTTTITTSSASTSIIHDPFNPDTLQQRLQTLIDTAREPWTYAIFWQSSVIDYSPVLGWGDGYYKGETNKPKSTPSATSLAEQQYRKKVLRELNSMISGTSAPENDAVDEEVTDTEWFFLISMTQSFVNGSGLPGQAAFTNQPVWLAGSDRLMSSHCERARQGQGFGLQTIVCVPCSDGVIELGSTELIFQNSDVMKKVRVSFCFNNTNGTDMMQINNNNNNNNNNNNVTDPGDGGDDPSSIWITDPVASSTAHADVTPVKDIVESHVQKQVLFENPNENARSGGDNGNNGNTGFFGTRELNFSEFRSFDGVNGGKNGGSGYNKAESSKILNFGESKRSVNDAPFAGKSRFVGVEEKSSKKRSPTSCGSNEDGMLSFVSNVVPVSGVVKSSGVGLTGVDSDHSDLEASVIKEAESARVVEPEKKPRKRGRKPANGREEPLNHVEAERQRREKLNQRFYALRAVVPNVSKMDKASLLGDAILYINELKSKVESSETEKEELRNQVDALTKELSNKDSRHPSSGDVKTTTTAALIPRADLDVDVKVMGWDAMVRIQCSKKNHPAARLMGALMELELEVNHASVSVVNELMIQQATVKMAGRMYSQDELRLALTGKFSGP